In Aminobacterium sp. MB27-C1, a single genomic region encodes these proteins:
- a CDS encoding efflux RND transporter periplasmic adaptor subunit, with product MKTNKRFMLFLIILIFSVLIMITYKKNNKKLDSEEIKTVAGIQAIPVTSYVVERSYWDYWKTYYGKIRSVSEQSITAYVREFVSAVYVDVGDKVSAGQVLCELEKITQTTELASQLTDFQNAKRDLERKKRLYDAGGISKKEVEQALALLNERRARLQEAQTTMHRTAIRSSMEGVVISKDIDVGEVAEPGIELFRLADLNKLEVEVMLASSDAVTLDVGSPCRILCRNTITRGSVKRIDPEAQSETGMYKTVISLERPVNLYPGTFVEIQIRLDSRKNTIVIPDDLLRRERNEVYVFIIKENQAFKRKIVPGRAQDGLLEVRSELEEGEILVRRGVDQVYDGAPILEEVSP from the coding sequence ATGAAGACAAATAAACGTTTTATGTTGTTTCTTATCATATTAATTTTCTCTGTATTGATTATGATCACGTATAAAAAAAACAATAAAAAGCTAGATTCTGAAGAGATTAAAACGGTAGCTGGCATACAGGCTATTCCAGTTACATCGTATGTTGTTGAGCGTTCCTATTGGGATTATTGGAAAACATATTACGGAAAAATTCGATCTGTATCAGAGCAATCAATAACTGCCTATGTTCGAGAATTTGTATCTGCGGTCTATGTAGATGTGGGGGATAAAGTTTCTGCTGGTCAAGTGCTTTGCGAGCTTGAAAAGATTACTCAAACGACGGAACTGGCATCTCAATTAACAGACTTTCAAAATGCAAAACGTGATTTAGAGCGAAAAAAGCGTCTTTATGATGCTGGTGGAATTTCAAAAAAGGAAGTTGAGCAAGCTTTGGCTCTTCTTAATGAAAGGAGGGCTCGATTACAGGAAGCTCAGACAACAATGCACAGAACAGCTATACGGTCTTCAATGGAAGGGGTCGTTATTTCTAAAGATATAGATGTCGGAGAGGTCGCAGAGCCGGGAATAGAACTTTTTCGCTTAGCAGATTTAAACAAGCTTGAAGTAGAGGTTATGTTGGCTTCTTCCGATGCAGTTACTCTTGATGTAGGTAGTCCCTGCCGTATTTTATGCAGAAATACCATAACTCGTGGATCTGTTAAGAGAATTGATCCTGAAGCGCAGTCTGAAACAGGTATGTATAAAACCGTAATCTCTCTTGAGCGGCCGGTTAATCTTTATCCCGGAACGTTTGTGGAAATCCAGATACGTTTAGATTCGAGGAAGAATACAATAGTTATCCCAGATGATTTATTGAGGAGAGAACGTAATGAGGTCTATGTTTTTATAATTAAGGAGAATCAGGCATTTAAGAGGAAGATTGTTCCAGGTCGTGCACAAGATGGTCTTTTAGAAGTAAGAAGCGAGCTTGAAGAAGGAGAAATTTTAGTCAGGCGAGGTGTAGATCAAGTTTATGATGGGGCTCCCATTCTTGAAGAGGTGTCTCCATGA
- a CDS encoding TolC family protein, translating into MKVKNKGWKCIFLLSFLCLCLFLQPNPVLSSTLINREEYLRIVDTQNPTLLALVKQAKAKFSEVQSLVAHQRLAINLQTENIVFTGSNKNEQTLSLNVLQKIDIAGKYLPEEEYYLIEYEKSIFQYKDEKNKILAQAEKAFWEAAWAKENVELQKNILYERLELLKVAQEKYKQGMVPELDVIRASTQVEESRSFLTEAEAFFQNALTSMNVLATNQHLNMIPETALSSLSISTSFVLSVNSSTIELILANRDDLNILNLTLRQLELSRILAAKGLSPMLEASLGYVALTDSEQKESLEGDIRLSLVMTVPIIDGQKSKLQQKQYEELIQSTHYNIQAKETSIYQEVVEAQNDWEKSLALEKSRKQQLDQSTRELAITRLMYQEGMGNQLDLLRAQVENQRVQTEYLAAIRDVYKSLAELKRVAGGYSHPESGPDKES; encoded by the coding sequence ATGAAAGTGAAAAATAAAGGATGGAAATGTATATTTCTTTTGTCGTTTTTATGCCTATGTCTTTTTTTACAGCCGAATCCTGTTCTATCTTCTACTCTCATAAATAGAGAGGAGTATCTCAGAATAGTGGATACTCAGAATCCTACTCTTTTAGCTCTTGTGAAACAAGCAAAAGCTAAATTCTCAGAAGTTCAGTCCTTAGTTGCCCATCAGAGGCTTGCCATAAATCTTCAAACAGAGAATATCGTTTTTACTGGAAGCAATAAAAATGAACAGACATTATCTTTAAACGTACTTCAAAAAATAGATATTGCTGGAAAATATCTTCCTGAAGAAGAATACTATCTTATTGAATATGAGAAATCTATTTTCCAATATAAAGATGAAAAAAATAAAATTCTTGCGCAGGCCGAAAAGGCCTTTTGGGAAGCTGCGTGGGCTAAAGAAAATGTAGAGTTACAAAAAAATATTCTTTATGAGAGACTTGAACTATTAAAAGTAGCTCAAGAAAAATATAAGCAGGGAATGGTTCCAGAACTTGATGTTATTAGAGCATCTACACAAGTAGAAGAAAGCCGAAGCTTTTTGACTGAAGCTGAAGCTTTTTTCCAAAATGCTTTGACCTCCATGAATGTTCTTGCGACAAATCAACATTTGAATATGATTCCAGAAACAGCCCTTTCTTCGTTGAGCATATCAACCTCGTTTGTTCTATCTGTAAATTCATCAACTATTGAACTAATTTTAGCCAACAGAGATGATTTGAACATACTCAATTTGACGTTAAGACAACTGGAACTCTCGCGCATTCTTGCAGCCAAAGGACTTTCTCCAATGCTTGAAGCTAGTTTAGGATATGTAGCCCTTACCGATAGCGAGCAAAAAGAGTCTTTGGAAGGTGATATCCGTCTCTCGTTAGTAATGACAGTGCCTATTATTGATGGACAAAAATCGAAATTGCAACAGAAGCAATATGAAGAGTTAATACAATCGACTCATTACAATATACAAGCTAAAGAAACCTCTATATATCAAGAAGTGGTAGAAGCTCAAAATGATTGGGAAAAATCGCTAGCTTTGGAAAAAAGCAGAAAACAGCAATTGGATCAGAGTACCCGAGAGTTGGCTATTACAAGGTTGATGTACCAAGAGGGAATGGGTAATCAACTTGATCTTTTACGTGCTCAAGTAGAGAACCAGAGAGTCCAGACGGAATATTTGGCAGCCATTCGGGATGTGTATAAATCCTTAGCGGAATTAAAAAGAGTTGCTGGAGGGTATAGTCATCCTGAAAGCGGACCAGACAAAGAAAGTTAG
- a CDS encoding ATP-binding cassette domain-containing protein — protein sequence MIQLINITHFFGEQQLYSNLNWAINMGSKVGLVGNNGSGKTTLLKILMGLIEPKEGNITFPRNSRIGYLPQDLVEIENIPLLNYLKKQAGIDSLEKELRIIEENVAQTAQNQGEGYKTLLKRHDLLVHQYEQLGGYEFTAMAQKVLKGLGFAEEDGQRYTGEFSGGWKMRISLAAILLSSPNVLLLDEPTNHLDTESMEWLEDWLSHFSGTLITISHDRHFLDKICSSIAELSHENITVYKGNFTWYLEEKARREEELERIARKQRSEIEKEMAFIERFRYKATKATQVQSRIKRLEKMNIVEIDDSQKVIGIHFPQSPRSGHEVLSVKDVQKDYGNHTVFQHISFTVHRGEKIALVGVNGAGKSTLSRLISLSEQPTYGEVSLGYNVKMGFFSQESAKNLTYSRTIWEEISHTGYLGTDMEKRSLLGAFLFSGDDIYKSISVLSGGEKSRVALLKLLLEETNLLILDEPTNHLDMQTRDVFQQALTEYGGTVIIVSHDRYFLDNLVTRVIEIRDGEIFDYPGNYSYFIEKRAERLNQQKDIEASKEKENVSSKNDEKERKRKEAEQRNLLYREKQKIMKHLSPLEEKIEKTEEEKQEIESMLCDPTFLENSQEVQKIMVRYNEINALLSQYMKEWESLMEQIDFVEKEVMQETSS from the coding sequence ATGATTCAATTAATAAATATTACGCATTTCTTTGGGGAACAACAACTCTATAGCAATCTTAACTGGGCCATCAATATGGGCAGTAAAGTTGGGCTCGTAGGAAATAACGGAAGTGGGAAAACAACCCTTCTTAAAATCTTAATGGGGCTGATTGAGCCCAAAGAAGGAAATATAACCTTTCCCAGAAATTCGCGTATCGGATATCTTCCGCAAGATCTGGTAGAGATAGAAAATATCCCCCTTCTCAACTATCTGAAAAAACAGGCTGGAATAGATTCTTTGGAAAAAGAGCTCCGAATCATTGAAGAAAACGTTGCTCAAACAGCTCAAAACCAAGGGGAAGGATACAAAACTCTTTTAAAAAGACACGATCTTCTCGTTCACCAATATGAGCAACTGGGTGGATATGAATTTACGGCAATGGCACAAAAAGTACTGAAGGGGCTTGGTTTCGCAGAAGAAGATGGACAACGATATACAGGGGAGTTTTCTGGAGGATGGAAAATGCGAATCTCTCTGGCTGCCATTCTGCTCTCTTCCCCTAACGTTCTTCTTCTTGATGAACCTACGAACCATCTTGACACTGAAAGTATGGAATGGCTTGAAGACTGGCTCTCTCATTTTAGCGGAACGCTTATAACGATCTCACATGATAGACATTTTCTTGATAAAATCTGTTCTTCAATCGCAGAACTCTCTCATGAAAACATTACTGTATATAAAGGGAATTTTACATGGTATCTGGAAGAAAAAGCACGACGAGAAGAGGAGCTAGAACGAATAGCTCGCAAACAACGCTCTGAAATAGAGAAAGAAATGGCTTTTATAGAACGTTTTCGCTATAAAGCCACAAAGGCAACTCAAGTCCAAAGCAGAATAAAGAGACTTGAAAAGATGAATATTGTTGAAATCGATGACTCTCAAAAAGTTATTGGCATTCATTTTCCTCAATCTCCCCGTAGCGGGCATGAAGTTCTATCTGTAAAAGACGTGCAAAAGGATTACGGGAATCACACCGTTTTTCAACACATCTCCTTTACTGTTCATCGCGGGGAAAAAATTGCCCTTGTTGGTGTCAATGGCGCGGGGAAATCCACTCTATCTCGCCTTATTAGCTTGTCGGAACAACCTACATACGGAGAAGTATCTCTTGGTTACAATGTAAAAATGGGGTTCTTTTCTCAGGAAAGTGCTAAAAACCTAACCTATTCCCGTACAATCTGGGAAGAAATTTCACATACAGGATATCTTGGAACAGATATGGAAAAAAGAAGCCTTCTCGGGGCCTTCCTTTTTTCTGGGGATGATATATATAAATCTATCTCCGTTCTTTCCGGTGGCGAGAAATCGCGAGTAGCTCTGTTGAAACTTCTTTTAGAAGAAACCAATCTTCTTATCCTAGACGAACCTACAAACCATCTCGATATGCAAACTCGTGATGTTTTTCAACAAGCACTAACTGAATATGGAGGGACTGTCATTATCGTCTCTCACGACAGGTATTTTCTTGATAATCTTGTAACGAGAGTTATAGAAATTCGAGATGGGGAAATATTTGATTACCCCGGAAATTATTCATATTTCATAGAAAAAAGAGCTGAACGGCTTAACCAGCAAAAAGATATAGAAGCTAGCAAAGAAAAAGAAAACGTATCAAGCAAAAATGACGAAAAAGAAAGAAAACGCAAAGAAGCAGAACAAAGAAATCTGCTTTACAGGGAGAAGCAAAAAATCATGAAACATCTTTCTCCTCTTGAAGAAAAAATTGAGAAGACAGAAGAAGAAAAACAAGAGATTGAATCAATGCTCTGCGACCCCACTTTCTTGGAAAATTCTCAGGAAGTGCAAAAAATCATGGTTCGATATAACGAAATTAATGCTTTGTTGAGTCAATATATGAAAGAATGGGAAAGTCTTATGGAACAGATAGACTTCGTTGAAAAAGAAGTGATGCAAGAGACTTCATCATGA
- a CDS encoding DEAD/DEAH box helicase: MKQNNFEQYELRPELLKALSERGFSSPTPVQDRVLSENIWEKDVLVRAETGSGKTLAFLLPLLQRVTPGDRKSKTLILSPTRELSQQIWKEADWLGRYLNISTASLVGGMDMSRQIRSLRDGSCVVTGTPGRVLDHIRRGTLDTSGIETVVLDEGDHMLDLGFKEELEAILDSFPDRKQIWLFSATMPAEIKNLTKRYLTTPLFIALNKEGEANEDIVHEVYLVPSRHKEEGLVNTLLWEKPTRGILFCHTRAETVELARKLHDENFQAVCLHGEMSQRERNMALSQFRSGRVPLLVATNVAARGLDIQGVSHVIQMGLPDNRETFVHRSGRTGRAGHEGRDLLVLSPKEAAAFKSMVRTSNISITWKNVPDPKDIRKKQRILYEEKIFAAEHYETQENLEWADSLLECHESRALASRLLGLLFSRKNAGYELSADLDQEMKQGRTSRRNRKKESFGSGHSHKTVIRIERGTDHGWDVGKILRVICSTLNINKSGVGAIRLKNDHAHVELLPAAEKDFERLGNRLIERGLLAEEKKPQRKSSEKWGHKAPRQRKKR, translated from the coding sequence ATGAAACAAAACAACTTTGAGCAATACGAACTTCGGCCAGAACTTCTTAAAGCCCTTTCAGAGAGAGGTTTTTCTTCTCCAACCCCAGTGCAGGACCGAGTTCTTTCTGAAAATATCTGGGAGAAAGATGTTCTTGTCAGAGCAGAAACAGGTTCTGGTAAAACATTGGCGTTTCTTCTCCCTTTACTACAGAGAGTTACCCCTGGTGATAGAAAATCAAAAACGTTAATACTCTCACCTACCCGAGAGCTCTCTCAACAAATATGGAAAGAAGCCGATTGGCTCGGGAGATATCTTAATATCTCTACAGCATCTCTCGTCGGTGGAATGGACATGTCAAGGCAAATTCGTTCTCTGCGAGATGGTTCTTGCGTAGTAACGGGAACGCCTGGACGAGTTTTAGACCATATCAGAAGAGGAACTCTCGACACGTCAGGAATAGAGACTGTTGTTCTTGATGAAGGAGACCATATGCTTGATCTCGGCTTCAAAGAGGAACTAGAAGCCATTCTTGATAGTTTTCCAGATCGAAAGCAAATATGGCTTTTTTCTGCAACTATGCCTGCAGAAATCAAGAACCTTACAAAAAGATACCTTACAACTCCTCTCTTTATCGCTTTGAATAAAGAGGGCGAGGCCAATGAGGACATTGTTCATGAAGTATACCTGGTGCCATCTCGCCACAAAGAAGAAGGGCTTGTCAATACCCTTTTGTGGGAAAAACCAACGAGGGGAATTCTTTTCTGCCATACACGTGCGGAAACAGTAGAACTGGCACGAAAACTTCATGATGAGAATTTTCAGGCTGTCTGCCTTCATGGTGAAATGAGCCAGAGGGAAAGAAATATGGCTCTTTCTCAATTTAGAAGTGGACGTGTTCCTCTTCTTGTTGCTACAAACGTAGCTGCTCGAGGGCTGGATATTCAGGGAGTTTCTCACGTTATTCAGATGGGCTTGCCCGATAACAGAGAAACATTTGTACATAGAAGCGGAAGAACAGGACGAGCTGGTCATGAAGGACGAGATCTACTTGTACTTTCTCCCAAAGAAGCCGCAGCCTTCAAGAGTATGGTACGAACTTCGAATATCTCCATAACATGGAAAAATGTTCCCGACCCCAAGGATATCCGTAAGAAACAACGTATTCTTTATGAAGAAAAAATTTTTGCTGCTGAACATTATGAAACACAGGAGAATCTCGAGTGGGCAGACTCTCTTCTCGAGTGTCACGAAAGTCGTGCTCTAGCTTCGCGGCTACTTGGCCTTCTTTTTTCTCGTAAAAATGCTGGCTATGAACTCTCAGCAGACCTTGATCAAGAAATGAAACAAGGACGGACATCTAGAAGAAACAGGAAAAAAGAAAGCTTTGGCTCTGGTCACTCTCATAAAACCGTCATACGAATAGAGAGAGGCACTGATCACGGTTGGGATGTAGGGAAAATATTAAGAGTCATATGCTCAACTTTGAACATTAATAAGTCCGGAGTTGGCGCTATTCGCCTTAAAAATGATCATGCCCATGTAGAACTGTTACCAGCAGCAGAAAAAGACTTTGAACGATTGGGAAATCGCCTTATCGAGCGAGGTTTACTTGCCGAAGAAAAGAAACCACAACGTAAATCCAGTGAGAAATGGGGACATAAGGCCCCAAGACAACGTAAAAAACGATAG
- a CDS encoding efflux RND transporter permease subunit, with the protein MKFLRVFIERPVFTSVTVLLAVVLGLYSYFNIGVALVPDVDIPVVSVMTAYSGAGPSEIELLVSKPIEDAVSKVEGVKRIRSYSLEGVSFVVVEFEYNVNISEATMDISNRVKAISATLPDDSEDPVTEKFDINAFPFMTIAISSNLPPEYAYDIVEDKVQRRLTQIQGVASAEILGGLQREIHVYLDPVKLYQYKISPEKIIQVLNANNVNDPSGHIIQGRKERSVRVLGEVKDPDELEDIRISLEGTTSIRLGDVGQIVDTTEEPRGYAKYEGKEAILIDCIATPGSNVVEVSDRIRSELEDIIPFLPTGFEVTITDDISTFIREAIRNVFRDMLIGILLTGLVLFLFLQRFSLTFVVAAAMPTAVISTFIPMYISDITMNMMSTLGLAISVGILVNNSILVLENIYRFRDLGEEAFVASEKGTADIALSVFSTTATNLGVFIPVAFMKGIAGQFLQDFALTIVFATIFSLWVAMTLTPMVAARVPYGTEPSDFSRKATAWWSWLYSKFDKAHDVLVDKALDHNYLTLGLFALAFLASLFLVPFLGVEFIPRVDRGLMEISLELPSASSLAYTEEVTEKVEKYVRSLSGVKAIEIAVGGSRSEVGVNRSRLKVVLTDDPKRPSSFELAERLREYFAVIPDVTASISASVSGGGSPGKPIQILISGENIGELNKIAGQVMEKMRQTQGVVDVDTNWRLGRPEFQILPIPWKLGLLGISVRDVTETVRNYITGKKAGVFRVEGKEYDIVSLLDFQRRSSLNKIEEFPIATPSGFVPLSSLAEFTYGVGPTSILRSDRIRAITIEADVNGRSVGSAFEEIQDKIHEISLPTGYRFSFAGEVEDIQENFYYLYVAFGMAIILTFLMIAAILESYLYAFVIMITLPLSAIGVIPFLYFTRTAVSLYGLLGVVMLVGLVVNNAIVIIDYAEKSRKGGLAPREAIRQACLVRLRPIIMADLTSIIAMIPLALGLGAGGPYRAPMAIVVIGGLIAGGTLALFAIPPIYTILHRRTSV; encoded by the coding sequence ATGAAATTCTTGAGAGTCTTTATAGAACGTCCCGTTTTTACTAGCGTAACAGTCTTACTGGCAGTTGTTCTTGGTCTCTATAGCTATTTTAATATTGGTGTAGCCCTCGTTCCCGATGTGGATATCCCCGTTGTCTCTGTTATGACGGCTTATAGTGGAGCAGGCCCTTCTGAAATTGAACTTTTGGTGAGTAAGCCTATTGAAGATGCGGTTTCCAAGGTCGAAGGAGTGAAGCGTATTCGTAGTTATTCCTTGGAAGGTGTTTCTTTTGTTGTTGTTGAATTTGAGTATAACGTGAATATTTCAGAAGCAACTATGGATATTTCTAACCGTGTCAAAGCTATAAGCGCCACACTGCCAGATGATTCGGAAGATCCTGTTACTGAAAAATTCGATATCAATGCCTTTCCCTTCATGACCATTGCCATTTCGTCAAATCTTCCTCCTGAATATGCTTATGACATTGTAGAAGATAAGGTTCAGCGCAGATTGACACAGATACAGGGAGTTGCCAGTGCTGAAATTCTTGGTGGATTACAGCGCGAAATTCACGTGTACCTAGATCCTGTAAAACTCTATCAATATAAAATATCCCCAGAGAAAATTATTCAGGTTCTGAATGCGAATAACGTTAACGATCCCTCTGGACATATTATTCAGGGTAGAAAAGAACGTTCCGTTCGTGTGTTAGGAGAAGTGAAGGATCCGGATGAACTCGAAGATATCAGAATCTCTCTTGAAGGAACCACCTCTATTCGTCTTGGAGACGTAGGACAGATTGTTGATACGACAGAAGAACCACGAGGATATGCCAAATATGAGGGAAAAGAAGCCATACTTATCGATTGCATAGCTACTCCCGGGAGTAACGTTGTTGAGGTTAGCGATAGGATCAGATCAGAATTGGAAGATATTATCCCCTTTTTGCCGACAGGATTTGAAGTTACCATTACTGATGATATCTCCACCTTTATACGAGAGGCGATACGCAATGTTTTCCGAGATATGCTAATTGGAATTCTTTTGACAGGCCTCGTCCTTTTTCTATTTTTGCAGCGTTTTTCCCTGACTTTCGTTGTGGCGGCTGCCATGCCTACAGCTGTTATCTCAACATTTATTCCTATGTATATTTCAGATATAACTATGAATATGATGAGTACTCTTGGTTTAGCTATTTCCGTTGGAATTCTCGTTAATAATTCTATTTTGGTTCTTGAAAATATTTACAGATTCAGAGACTTGGGAGAGGAAGCATTTGTAGCATCAGAGAAAGGAACGGCAGATATTGCTCTTTCTGTTTTTTCCACTACGGCTACAAATTTAGGGGTCTTTATCCCAGTAGCTTTTATGAAAGGGATAGCTGGACAATTTTTACAGGATTTTGCCCTCACTATTGTTTTTGCTACTATTTTTTCTCTATGGGTTGCTATGACATTGACACCCATGGTTGCTGCCAGAGTGCCCTATGGTACTGAACCATCTGACTTCAGTCGAAAGGCGACAGCATGGTGGTCTTGGCTTTATTCTAAATTTGATAAAGCCCACGATGTTCTTGTTGATAAAGCTCTTGACCATAACTATCTGACTCTTGGCCTTTTTGCACTTGCATTTTTGGCTTCGCTTTTTTTAGTTCCTTTTTTAGGTGTTGAATTTATTCCGCGAGTGGATAGAGGTTTGATGGAAATATCTCTTGAACTTCCATCTGCTTCATCCCTTGCCTATACAGAGGAAGTTACAGAAAAAGTTGAAAAATACGTTCGTTCTTTGTCGGGAGTGAAGGCTATAGAAATTGCCGTTGGCGGCAGTCGTTCAGAAGTTGGCGTGAATAGAAGCAGGCTCAAAGTGGTTTTGACCGACGATCCGAAGCGACCTTCTTCCTTTGAATTAGCAGAACGTCTTCGTGAATATTTTGCAGTTATACCAGATGTTACAGCAAGCATAAGTGCCTCCGTAAGTGGAGGGGGATCACCTGGTAAACCTATACAGATTCTCATTTCAGGCGAAAATATAGGTGAATTGAATAAAATTGCCGGTCAAGTTATGGAAAAGATGCGCCAGACTCAAGGCGTTGTGGATGTCGATACGAATTGGCGGTTGGGGCGTCCTGAATTTCAAATTCTTCCAATACCATGGAAGCTCGGGCTTTTAGGAATTTCTGTTCGGGATGTTACAGAGACGGTTCGAAACTATATTACCGGGAAAAAAGCAGGTGTGTTCAGAGTTGAAGGGAAAGAGTATGATATTGTCTCACTTCTTGATTTCCAGCGTAGATCTTCTCTTAATAAAATTGAAGAATTCCCTATTGCTACACCTTCAGGTTTTGTCCCCCTTTCTTCTTTAGCTGAATTTACCTATGGTGTTGGTCCGACGAGTATTCTTCGATCTGATCGGATACGTGCCATAACTATTGAAGCTGATGTAAATGGACGTAGCGTTGGAAGTGCTTTTGAAGAAATACAAGATAAAATCCACGAAATTTCTTTGCCCACTGGCTATCGCTTTTCTTTTGCAGGAGAAGTGGAGGATATTCAAGAAAACTTTTATTATCTATACGTTGCTTTTGGCATGGCTATAATTCTCACATTTTTAATGATTGCTGCTATTCTTGAATCATATCTCTATGCCTTCGTTATTATGATTACTCTTCCTCTCTCAGCTATTGGAGTTATACCCTTCTTATATTTTACAAGAACGGCTGTCTCCCTTTACGGCTTGCTTGGTGTCGTTATGCTTGTGGGACTTGTTGTTAATAATGCAATCGTTATTATTGACTATGCAGAAAAAAGCAGAAAAGGAGGTCTTGCACCCCGCGAGGCTATCCGTCAGGCCTGTCTTGTCAGATTACGTCCTATTATTATGGCTGATTTAACATCCATTATTGCCATGATTCCATTAGCGCTCGGGCTAGGTGCAGGTGGACCGTATCGAGCTCCCATGGCCATAGTGGTTATAGGAGGTCTTATAGCGGGGGGGACACTAGCACTTTTTGCTATTCCACCTATTTACACCATTCTTCATAGAAGGACTTCGGTATAA
- a CDS encoding cold-shock protein has product MAQGTVKWFNDSKGYGFITTDEGKDVFVHYSAIMGDGFKTLSENQRVSFDVTQGDKGPQAANVQKM; this is encoded by the coding sequence ATGGCTCAGGGCACAGTGAAATGGTTTAACGATAGCAAGGGTTACGGTTTTATAACAACAGATGAGGGTAAAGATGTTTTCGTGCATTATAGTGCAATTATGGGTGACGGATTCAAGACCCTAAGTGAAAATCAGAGAGTGTCTTTTGACGTTACTCAGGGGGATAAGGGGCCCCAGGCTGCTAACGTTCAGAAAATGTAA
- a CDS encoding MFS transporter, with amino-acid sequence MQSKDGMSKGLHYRWVVWGIMVLVYMVVFFHRLAAGVVRSDLVDSFGLSGAAFGTLASLYFYAYMIMQIPVGLLVDSLGARITVSVGIFIAGIGALLFGSAPTTFVLFSGRFFVGIGVATVFVSILKVQSKWFREREFATVSGMTSLIGNGGGLLAQTPLAWAVALLTWRNTFLAIGIFSIFLAVACYLLIRNTPQDLGFPPINEVDISNSDVLKKEIEKKESLKEGFKQVLRVRRLWPVILFFALNQGASLSFTSAWGVAFMESVYALPTSVASSYIAIILVGLMLGSLFSGWFSDKVGRRRWPMFLLVSLNIATWGILVFYNGGHPPIWLLKPLYFVMGVSTTAYVMSWALARELAPSRFTGIAISLMNTGCFLSIGLFTTLIGKILDRYAGILDSIPLFQRALLPCFVAVVLSFICIFFIPETKCINIYEKNCAG; translated from the coding sequence ATGCAAAGTAAGGATGGAATGAGCAAAGGATTACATTATCGCTGGGTTGTTTGGGGAATTATGGTTCTAGTCTACATGGTTGTTTTTTTCCATCGTCTTGCAGCGGGAGTTGTTCGCAGTGATCTTGTAGATTCCTTTGGTTTGAGCGGCGCAGCTTTTGGTACATTAGCTTCTCTCTATTTTTATGCATATATGATTATGCAAATTCCTGTTGGTCTTTTAGTTGATTCTCTGGGAGCAAGGATCACAGTTTCTGTTGGTATTTTTATAGCTGGAATAGGAGCTCTTCTTTTTGGGTCTGCCCCTACCACTTTTGTTCTTTTTTCAGGCCGTTTTTTTGTCGGAATAGGCGTAGCCACAGTTTTTGTATCTATACTGAAGGTACAATCAAAATGGTTTAGGGAACGTGAATTTGCTACGGTTTCTGGCATGACGTCTCTTATTGGTAATGGAGGGGGCCTCTTGGCTCAAACACCTCTTGCCTGGGCTGTTGCTCTTCTTACATGGAGAAACACCTTTTTGGCAATAGGCATATTTTCCATCTTTTTAGCTGTTGCATGCTATCTCTTAATTCGTAATACTCCTCAAGATTTGGGATTCCCTCCCATTAACGAAGTTGATATATCAAATAGTGATGTTCTAAAAAAAGAGATAGAGAAGAAAGAGAGCCTAAAAGAAGGGTTTAAACAGGTTCTTCGAGTTCGGCGTTTATGGCCTGTGATCCTCTTCTTCGCATTAAATCAGGGAGCAAGTCTCTCTTTTACCAGCGCTTGGGGCGTTGCCTTTATGGAATCTGTCTATGCTCTTCCTACATCTGTGGCTTCTTCGTATATAGCAATTATATTGGTGGGATTAATGCTTGGCAGCCTCTTTTCAGGTTGGTTTTCAGATAAAGTGGGGCGAAGAAGATGGCCTATGTTTTTGCTCGTTTCTTTAAACATTGCAACATGGGGTATTTTAGTTTTCTATAATGGAGGACATCCGCCGATTTGGTTGTTAAAACCCCTCTATTTCGTGATGGGGGTGTCAACTACTGCGTATGTAATGTCATGGGCTCTTGCGCGTGAGTTGGCTCCCTCACGCTTTACAGGTATTGCCATATCCTTAATGAATACAGGTTGTTTTTTATCTATAGGGCTTTTTACGACACTCATTGGGAAAATTCTTGATCGTTACGCTGGTATTCTTGATAGTATTCCCCTTTTCCAACGGGCATTGCTTCCATGTTTTGTTGCGGTAGTCTTAAGTTTTATTTGTATATTTTTTATTCCCGAGACAAAATGTATAAATATTTATGAAAAGAATTGTGCAGGATGA